The following coding sequences are from one Diachasmimorpha longicaudata isolate KC_UGA_2023 chromosome 6, iyDiaLong2, whole genome shotgun sequence window:
- the LOC135163489 gene encoding uncharacterized protein LOC135163489 isoform X1 — MPKKDRSRIDRPSGSEQTCLFCNSSEDDELKYGKIHHYNGITTHYYCLLLSSNMQQKGDDDEGILGFLTVDILNELKRGKRLSCSYCKKTGATLGCCNTKCKKIFHLPCGLKSGSLHQFFGEFRSYCVSHRPKQKIDEVIKSQISEQLLCYICYDNVDRNNLFETLWAPCCKKNAWFHRFCVQQLAMSAGYFFKCPLCNNKKEFQKAMLDNGIFIPCQDASWELVPNAFQELLYRHNRCDASQCICSKGRRYTSSNPKWELILCRTCGSQGIHVACGSLKWGNATWDCRECTSILTKTIQEDSEETRLSELSTSSRNPSTKGNSCNSNSDGSESDISVGIEEPVYGPTPWPANTANPPQPALRPGPRSFKLKQREKLRTVCNGNSEGTSSEASSRRSVSSSFQADRVSQGTSSTPSTSLPTPGPISSTGPGTSNSPEELVILDSDDEPLSERSAVPVANITQNVLMTNNEMNIPIHMPSPLPNGLRIPKDVEPSNPPANVPVIESTYTATGMMTAQSIQHMAVGPSNDPVIFGNIHRPIQLPQIPSGTTFNPQFVFPLQGQFYSATRIHAHPDHIPETPVMNIQITNVTSLPPEEFGEPEVQNGPVSSTLKTIPELVDVESDDEEINYHLSMIQQLRQKSSKRNLGNLENQLVNREKRPVALAPVQNGVNYDSPLQASVVSTDRKRLRTDCPPEVPHGPADELPDASDNPYVRGVCLENAAIVKVLGKEFVLPLPEEPSVKVNSTWQPEYDGDAGTKPADDKPESITPCRRGRDHSMEDPVGGTGCESCCVSTSANGDAIAEYDAVSASTRTSIRTTSDHSNRLKSFNSISLKDLKFRVCGKNTVKMTVNDVMTMNLNLDIGHRRRPGPKSVVERRRRLGSSLVRGSSSIYYDSRIKFEMNGVKGPTKETTSVMNISNFLKSPERRKANALKENMAPTSTKKDLANYSPTSERRVKRPRLDRDVSMQYNGQQREGKFFSKLVNDNNNAGTSRDGLKELSHSLINQTSESVSKRPSRPLRINPLFVEDEERLPVSIELSRIRPLLLSSPSLFGENERPLPRDFVKFHSISDLRSHSSTENHFKGIRRRSRSLSSLSRGSEFFDINVNDSRIILQRRGKKRKTRSIEKHNCMR, encoded by the exons ATGCCCAAGAAAGATCGTTCGAGAATTGATCGTCCCTCTGGCTCCGAGCAAACCTGTCTCTTCTGCAATTCGTCAGAGGATGACGAGCTGAAGTATGGAAAGATTCACCATTACAATGGTATCACCACGCACTACTACTGTCTCCTGCTGTCATCGAATATGCAGCAGAAGGGGGACGACGACGAGGGCATTCTCGGATTTTTAACTGTAGATATTCTAAACGAAttgaaaagaggaaaaagaCTGTCTTGTTCGTACTGCAAGAAGACTGGTGCGACCCTGGGATGTTGTAACACGAAATGTAAAAAGATATTTCATCTCCCGTGTGGCTTGAAATCAGGTTCACTGCACCAGTTCTTCGGTGAATTTCGTTCCTACTGCGTGAGTCATCGACCAAAGCAGAAGATTGATGAAGTCATAAAATCTCAAATATCGGAGCAATTGCTGTGTTACATCTGCTATGACAACGTCGaccgaaataatttattcgagACCTTGTGGGCGCCCTGCTGCAAGAAAAATGCCTGGTTCCATCGATTCTGTGTTCAGCAGCTTGCCATGAGTGCTGGATACTTCTTCAAGTGTCCACTCTGCAATAATAAGAAGGAATTCCAGAAGGCCATGCTCGATAATGGAATATTCATTCCATGTCAGGACGCCTCGTGGGAACTGGTCCCTAATGCCTTTCAGGAATTGTTGTACAGGCACAACAGATGTGACGCTAGCCAGTGCATCTGCTCCAAGGGCAGACGATACACGAGCTCAAACCCCAAATGGGAGTTGATTCTCTGTCGTACGTGTGGCTCCCAGGGTATTCACGTGGCTTGTGGCAGTTTGAAATGGGGAAACGCTACGTGGGACTGTCGAGAGTGTACCTCGATACTCACGAAGACCATTCAGGAAGATTCGGAGGAAACGAGATTGTCGGAACTTTCAACTTCGTCACGGAATCCATCGACGAAAGGTAACTCTTGTAATTCCAACAGCGATGGCTCGGAGTCTGATATATCTGTTGGTATCGAGGAGCCTGTTTATGGGCCAACGCCTTGGCCAGCGAATACTGCCAACCCACCTCAGCCTGCCCTACGTCCTGGGCCCAGATCATTCAAACTGAAGCAACGGGAAAAGCTAAGGACAGTCTGCAATGGCAATTCTGAGGGAACGAGTAGCGAAGCCTCCAGCCGACGTTCGGTGTCCTCGTCTTTTCAGGCTGATCGAGTGAGCCAAGGAACCTCCAGCACACCTTCGACATCTCTCCCAACGCCTGGACCAATCTCCAGCACAGGTCCTGGGACATCCAATTCACCTGAAGAGCTTGTCATTCTGGATAGCGATGATGAACCATTATCAGAGAGATCAGCAGTTCCAGTTGCCAATATCACGCAAAACGTGCTGATGACgaataatgaaatgaatattCCTATTCACATGCCTTCTCCACTGCCAAACGGTCTGAGGATACCTAAAGACGTGGAACCGTCAAACCCTCCAGCAAATGTACCAGTTATCGAATCTACTTACACAGCTACAGGTATGATGACTGCCCAGTCTATTCAGCACATGGCGGTGGGACCATCAAATGATCCAGTGATCTTTGGAAACATTCACAGGCCTATTCAACTCCCACAAATCCCATCAGGCACTACCTTTAACCCTCAATTTGTATTTCCATTGCAAGGACAATTCTACTCAGCTACTCGCATTCATGCTCACCCTGATCACATTCCTGAGACTCCTGTGATGAATATCCAAATCACGAATGTCACTTCACTCCCCCCCGAGGAGTTTGGCGAACCTGAAGTCCAGAATGGGCCAGTTTCATCAACATTGAAGACAATTCCAGAGCTGGTTGACGTGGAGTCTGACGATGAAGAAATCAACTATCATCTCTCGATGATTCAGCAGTTGAGGCAAAAGAGTTCCAAAAGAAATCTGGGAAATCTTGAGAATCAGCTGGTGAATCGTGAAAAAAGACCAGTAGCGCTAGCACCAGTGCAAAATGGAGTCAACTATGACAGTCCACTGCAGGCCAGCGTGGTGTCAACAGATCGAAAGAGACTCAGGACAGACTGTCCCCCTGAGGTTCCTCATGGACCTGCTGATGAACTACCAGATGCATCTGATAATCCGTATGTTCGTGGGGTATGCTTAGAAAATGCTGCCATCGTCAAAGTCCTGGGGAAGGAGTTCGTCCTCCCACTTCCGGAGGAGCCCAGCGTCAAAGTGAACAGCACTTGGCAGCCTGAG TACGACGGGGATGCAGGCACCAAACCTGCTGACGATAAACCAGAGTCAATCACCCCGTGTAGAAGGGGTCGGGACCATTCCATGGAGGATCCAGTCGGAGGGACAGGCTGTGAAAGCTGTTGCGTATCAAC TTCAGCCAATGGTGATGCCATCGCAGAATACGATGCAGTATCAGCCAGCACAAGGACCAGTATTAGAACCACCTCAGATCATTCAAATCGACTGAAATCCTTTAATTCCATATCATTGAAGGATTTGAAATTCCGTGTTTGCGGGAAAAATACTGTAAAG ATGACGGTCAATGATGTAATGACAATGAACTTGAATCTTGACATAGGGCACAGGCGCAGGCCAGGGCCCAAATCTGTCGTTGAACGCCGGCGGCGTCTTGGATCTTCGCTGGTACGTGGATCCTCCTCGATTTATTATGACAGCCGAATCAAATTCGAAATGAATGGTGTAAAAGGTCCGACGAAAGAGACAACTTCAGTCATGAACatatctaattttttaaaatccccCGAGCGTCGAAAAGCAAACGCTCTCAAGGAGAATATGGCACCAACGTCGACTAAGAAGGACCTGGCCAACTATTCGCCGACGTCTGAGAGGAGGGTCAAACGTCCACGCCTTGATAGAGACGTTTCCATGCAGTACAATGGACAACAAAGAGAGGGgaagtttttctcgaagcttGTGAACGACAACAATAACGCAGGGACTAGCAGAGATGGCCTCAAAGAGCTCTCCCACTCCCTAATTAATCAGACGAGTGAATCCGTCAGTAAGCGACCATCGAGACCATTGAGAATCAATCCATTATTCGTTGAAGATGAAGAGAGATTACCTGTTAGCATAGAATTGAGCAGAATTCGGCCCCTGCTGCTGTCAAGCCCATCACTGTTCGGAGAGAATGAGAGACCATTGCCACGAGATTTCGTGAAATTTCATAGCATAAGTGACTTGAGATCTCATTCATCTACCGAGAATCATTTTAAGGGAATACGCAGGAGAAGCAGAAGTTTGAGCAGTCTGTCCCGTGgttcagaattttttgatattaatGTTAATGATAGTCGAATCATTCTCCAAAGACGAGGGAAGAAAAGAAAGACTCGGTCTATTGAGAAGCACAATTGTATGAGATAA
- the LOC135163489 gene encoding uncharacterized protein LOC135163489 isoform X2 has translation MPKKDRSRIDRPSGSEQTCLFCNSSEDDELKYGKIHHYNGITTHYYCLLLSSNMQQKGDDDEGILGFLTVDILNELKRGKRLSCSYCKKTGATLGCCNTKCKKIFHLPCGLKSGSLHQFFGEFRSYCVSHRPKQKIDEVIKSQISEQLLCYICYDNVDRNNLFETLWAPCCKKNAWFHRFCVQQLAMSAGYFFKCPLCNNKKEFQKAMLDNGIFIPCQDASWELVPNAFQELLYRHNRCDASQCICSKGRRYTSSNPKWELILCRTCGSQGIHVACGSLKWGNATWDCRECTSILTKTIQEDSEETRLSELSTSSRNPSTKGNSCNSNSDGSESDISVGIEEPVYGPTPWPANTANPPQPALRPGPRSFKLKQREKLRTVCNGNSEGTSSEASSRRSVSSSFQADRVSQGTSSTPSTSLPTPGPISSTGPGTSNSPEELVILDSDDEPLSERSAVPVANITQNVLMTNNEMNIPIHMPSPLPNGLRIPKDVEPSNPPANVPVIESTYTATGMMTAQSIQHMAVGPSNDPVIFGNIHRPIQLPQIPSGTTFNPQFVFPLQGQFYSATRIHAHPDHIPETPVMNIQITNVTSLPPEEFGEPEVQNGPVSSTLKTIPELVDVESDDEEINYHLSMIQQLRQKSSKRNLGNLENQLVNREKRPVALAPVQNGVNYDSPLQASVVSTDRKRLRTDCPPEVPHGPADELPDASDNPYVRGVCLENAAIVKVLGKEFVLPLPEEPSVKVNSTWQPEYDGDAGTKPADDKPESITPCRRGRDHSMEDPVGGTGCESCCVSTSANGDAIAEYDAVSASTRTSIRTTSDHSNRLKSFNSISLKDLKFRVCGKNTVKGTGAGQGPNLSLNAGGVLDLRWYVDPPRFIMTAESNSK, from the exons ATGCCCAAGAAAGATCGTTCGAGAATTGATCGTCCCTCTGGCTCCGAGCAAACCTGTCTCTTCTGCAATTCGTCAGAGGATGACGAGCTGAAGTATGGAAAGATTCACCATTACAATGGTATCACCACGCACTACTACTGTCTCCTGCTGTCATCGAATATGCAGCAGAAGGGGGACGACGACGAGGGCATTCTCGGATTTTTAACTGTAGATATTCTAAACGAAttgaaaagaggaaaaagaCTGTCTTGTTCGTACTGCAAGAAGACTGGTGCGACCCTGGGATGTTGTAACACGAAATGTAAAAAGATATTTCATCTCCCGTGTGGCTTGAAATCAGGTTCACTGCACCAGTTCTTCGGTGAATTTCGTTCCTACTGCGTGAGTCATCGACCAAAGCAGAAGATTGATGAAGTCATAAAATCTCAAATATCGGAGCAATTGCTGTGTTACATCTGCTATGACAACGTCGaccgaaataatttattcgagACCTTGTGGGCGCCCTGCTGCAAGAAAAATGCCTGGTTCCATCGATTCTGTGTTCAGCAGCTTGCCATGAGTGCTGGATACTTCTTCAAGTGTCCACTCTGCAATAATAAGAAGGAATTCCAGAAGGCCATGCTCGATAATGGAATATTCATTCCATGTCAGGACGCCTCGTGGGAACTGGTCCCTAATGCCTTTCAGGAATTGTTGTACAGGCACAACAGATGTGACGCTAGCCAGTGCATCTGCTCCAAGGGCAGACGATACACGAGCTCAAACCCCAAATGGGAGTTGATTCTCTGTCGTACGTGTGGCTCCCAGGGTATTCACGTGGCTTGTGGCAGTTTGAAATGGGGAAACGCTACGTGGGACTGTCGAGAGTGTACCTCGATACTCACGAAGACCATTCAGGAAGATTCGGAGGAAACGAGATTGTCGGAACTTTCAACTTCGTCACGGAATCCATCGACGAAAGGTAACTCTTGTAATTCCAACAGCGATGGCTCGGAGTCTGATATATCTGTTGGTATCGAGGAGCCTGTTTATGGGCCAACGCCTTGGCCAGCGAATACTGCCAACCCACCTCAGCCTGCCCTACGTCCTGGGCCCAGATCATTCAAACTGAAGCAACGGGAAAAGCTAAGGACAGTCTGCAATGGCAATTCTGAGGGAACGAGTAGCGAAGCCTCCAGCCGACGTTCGGTGTCCTCGTCTTTTCAGGCTGATCGAGTGAGCCAAGGAACCTCCAGCACACCTTCGACATCTCTCCCAACGCCTGGACCAATCTCCAGCACAGGTCCTGGGACATCCAATTCACCTGAAGAGCTTGTCATTCTGGATAGCGATGATGAACCATTATCAGAGAGATCAGCAGTTCCAGTTGCCAATATCACGCAAAACGTGCTGATGACgaataatgaaatgaatattCCTATTCACATGCCTTCTCCACTGCCAAACGGTCTGAGGATACCTAAAGACGTGGAACCGTCAAACCCTCCAGCAAATGTACCAGTTATCGAATCTACTTACACAGCTACAGGTATGATGACTGCCCAGTCTATTCAGCACATGGCGGTGGGACCATCAAATGATCCAGTGATCTTTGGAAACATTCACAGGCCTATTCAACTCCCACAAATCCCATCAGGCACTACCTTTAACCCTCAATTTGTATTTCCATTGCAAGGACAATTCTACTCAGCTACTCGCATTCATGCTCACCCTGATCACATTCCTGAGACTCCTGTGATGAATATCCAAATCACGAATGTCACTTCACTCCCCCCCGAGGAGTTTGGCGAACCTGAAGTCCAGAATGGGCCAGTTTCATCAACATTGAAGACAATTCCAGAGCTGGTTGACGTGGAGTCTGACGATGAAGAAATCAACTATCATCTCTCGATGATTCAGCAGTTGAGGCAAAAGAGTTCCAAAAGAAATCTGGGAAATCTTGAGAATCAGCTGGTGAATCGTGAAAAAAGACCAGTAGCGCTAGCACCAGTGCAAAATGGAGTCAACTATGACAGTCCACTGCAGGCCAGCGTGGTGTCAACAGATCGAAAGAGACTCAGGACAGACTGTCCCCCTGAGGTTCCTCATGGACCTGCTGATGAACTACCAGATGCATCTGATAATCCGTATGTTCGTGGGGTATGCTTAGAAAATGCTGCCATCGTCAAAGTCCTGGGGAAGGAGTTCGTCCTCCCACTTCCGGAGGAGCCCAGCGTCAAAGTGAACAGCACTTGGCAGCCTGAG TACGACGGGGATGCAGGCACCAAACCTGCTGACGATAAACCAGAGTCAATCACCCCGTGTAGAAGGGGTCGGGACCATTCCATGGAGGATCCAGTCGGAGGGACAGGCTGTGAAAGCTGTTGCGTATCAAC TTCAGCCAATGGTGATGCCATCGCAGAATACGATGCAGTATCAGCCAGCACAAGGACCAGTATTAGAACCACCTCAGATCATTCAAATCGACTGAAATCCTTTAATTCCATATCATTGAAGGATTTGAAATTCCGTGTTTGCGGGAAAAATACTGTAAAG GGCACAGGCGCAGGCCAGGGCCCAAATCTGTCGTTGAACGCCGGCGGCGTCTTGGATCTTCGCTGGTACGTGGATCCTCCTCGATTTATTATGACAGCCGAATCAAATTCGAAATGA
- the LOC135163719 gene encoding CXXC-type zinc finger protein 1-like: protein MSKRHGLSKEEIAKQFMLPERKSKIATLLKQDGQAYCICRSSDSSRFMIGCDACEEWYHGDCINITERDAKYIKQFFCVRCREEDPSLVTRYKPRRTEQDDRKVKKYKEKERAHRHDHDDAWDTTIIKKSSKRCGECTGCLRTEDCGKCDACRHLKKFGPSVRLKLRCIQKTCRTVGIPLKPSKSVNRSDKPSKKRKRDSSNERIEFLEPPQQCYGPACTKQSRLGSKYCSDECGMKLATNRIYQVLPQRIHEWSLTSCVAEMNNRRALESVRKQQHEVRRILQELDKRHMELDRIVERAKNASIDYSYEVDDNEDTEMSMYCITCGHEINSRTAIKHMEKCFNKYESQASFGSIFKTRIEGQVMFCDFYNPVNRTYCKRLRVLCPEHCKDPKVSDTEVCGCPLVTNVFDTTGDFCRAPKKHCSKHYVWEKLRRAEIDMERVRQWLKIDELVEQERQIRASMANRAGVLALMLHSTYNHELMEQMAQEQSREHGKTNEEDVQR from the exons ATGAGTAAGCGACATGGATTATCG AAAGAGGAAATTGCGAAGCAATTTATGTTGCCGGAGAGAAAAAGCAAGATAGCCACGTTATTGAAACAGGATGGACAGGCCTATTGCATTTGCAGGAGCTCAGACAGCTCTCGTTTTATGAT TGGATGTGATGCATGTGAAGAATGGTACCATGGCGACTGCATCAACATCACGGAACGTGATGCCAAGTacataaaacaatttttctgcgTG AGATGCCGAGAAGAAGATCCCTCCCTGGTAACTCGTTACAAGCCCCGAAGGACCGAGCAGGACGATCGAAAGGTAAAGAAGTacaaagagaaggagagagctCACAGACACGATCACGACGACGCCTGGGAcacaacaataataaaaaaatcctcgaaaCGATGTGGCGAATGCACCGGCTGTCTGCGCACCGAGGATTGTGGCAAATGTGATGCCTGCAGGCACCTGAAAAAATTTGGCCCATCAGTGAGACTGAAACTGCGTTGCATTCAGAAGACATGTCGAACCGTGGGAATTCCCTTGAAGCCTTCGAAGAGTGTCAATCGCAGCGACAAGCCCAGTAAAAAGCGAAAAAGGGACTCTAGCAATGAGAGAATAGAATTTCTGGAACCCCCGCAGCAGTGCTATGGGCCAGCTTGCACGAAACAATCTCGTTTGGGCTCGAAATATTGCTCGGACGAGTGTGGAATGAAACTTGCCACCAATAGAATCTATCAGGTTTTGCCCCAAAGAATTCATGAATGGTCATTGACGTCTTGTGTTGCTGAGATGAACAACAGACGTGCTCTGGAGTCTGTCAGAAAACAGCAGCACGAAGTCCGGAGAATTCTCCAGGAGTTGGATAAGCGACACATGGAGCTCGATCGAATCGTCGAACGTGCGAAGAATGCGTCAATTGATTATAGTTACGAGGTGGACGATAACGAGGACACTGAGATGAGTATGTACTGCATCACCTGCGGtcatgaaattaattcacGCACGGCTATCAAGCACATGGAAAAGTGCTTCAATAAATATGAGTCGCAGGCGTCCTTTGGCTCGATCTTTAAGACACGAATTGAGGGTCAGGTCATGTTCTGCGATTTTTACAATCCAGTTAATCGTACTTATTGCAAACGTCTGCGTGTTCTGTGTCCTGAGCACTGCAAAGATCCAAAAGTCAGTGATACAGAAGTCTGTGGTTGTCCTCTTGTTACCAACGTCTTCGATACGACTGGGGATTTTTGTCGGGCTCCCAAAAAACACTGTTCTAAGCACTACGTGTGGGAGAAATTGAGAAGGGCTGAGATTGACATGGAGAGGGTGAGACAGTGGCTAAAGATCGACGAACTTGTGGAACAGGAGCGACAGATTAGGGCCAGCATGGCTAATAGGGCGGGAGTTCTTGCGCTGATGTTGCACTCGACTTACAACCATGAGCTGATGGAGCAAATGGCCCAGGAACAGAGTAGAGAGCATGGCAAGACAAATGAAGAAGACGTGCAGAGATAA